The following are from one region of the Pseudazoarcus pumilus genome:
- a CDS encoding LysR family transcriptional regulator — protein sequence MEQKPPIDPNDLVVFAHIVEAGSLTRAAERLGLPKSTVSRRLAQLEQGLGERLLLRTTRKLTLTDFGRGMLVHARQLASELDAANALAEHRQAGPSGRLRMSMPGDFANAMLHDVLARYIDLYPEVALDIDLSPRRVDLIGENFDLALRFGDLPDDATLAARPIGTFCEGLFASPDYLIEHGHPPTPEALDTHASLHLVGRDGLARPWILSDGTRSVRVAPRVRVTANSPDLLIGLACAGSGVTLVPRHYARSQVHAGRLAPVLPRWSAPGGKGWAVFPGRRLMPSRTRAFLDLLAQAAPPSTDDAP from the coding sequence ATGGAACAGAAACCCCCCATCGATCCAAACGATCTCGTCGTCTTCGCCCACATCGTCGAGGCGGGCAGTCTCACGCGCGCGGCCGAACGTCTCGGCCTGCCCAAATCGACGGTCTCGCGTCGTCTCGCGCAGCTCGAGCAGGGCCTCGGTGAGCGGCTGCTGCTGCGCACCACGCGCAAGCTCACGCTCACCGACTTCGGTCGCGGCATGCTGGTACATGCGCGCCAGCTCGCCAGCGAACTCGACGCGGCCAATGCGTTGGCGGAACATCGCCAGGCCGGGCCGAGCGGGCGCTTGCGCATGTCGATGCCGGGTGACTTCGCCAACGCCATGCTGCACGACGTGCTCGCCCGCTACATCGACCTCTACCCGGAGGTGGCGCTCGACATCGATCTGTCGCCGCGACGCGTCGATCTGATCGGCGAGAACTTCGACCTGGCGCTGCGCTTCGGCGACCTGCCCGACGACGCGACACTCGCCGCCCGCCCCATCGGCACGTTCTGCGAAGGCCTGTTCGCCTCCCCCGACTACCTGATCGAGCACGGGCACCCGCCCACGCCTGAGGCGCTCGACACGCATGCCTCGCTGCACCTGGTGGGTCGCGACGGGCTGGCCCGACCGTGGATCCTGTCCGACGGCACGCGCAGCGTGCGCGTTGCGCCGCGCGTGCGCGTGACCGCCAACTCGCCGGACCTGCTCATCGGCCTGGCCTGCGCCGGCAGCGGCGTGACGCTGGTTCCGCGTCATTACGCGCGCAGCCAGGTGCACGCGGGCCGGCTGGCACCGGTGCTGCCGCGGTGGAGCGCGCCCGGCGGCAAGGGCTGGGCGGTGTTTCCGGGGCGCCGCCTGATGCCGTCGCGCACACGCGCATTCCTCGACCTGCTCGCCCAGGCCGCGCCGCCATCCACGGACGATGCGCCCTGA
- a CDS encoding FMN-dependent NADH-azoreductase, whose translation MNLLQVNTSARSAGANSTRLAERIVERLRERHPNATLNVRDLATEPHPVLDEAALQALFTPEGERTPEQAARVALDDALIAQVQAADVIVLGVPMYNFTISSQLKNWVDAIARARVTFRYTENGPEGLLTGKTVYAALARGGKYRDTDADTQVPYLKMVLGFLGMTDVRFVYAEGLAMGEDAVEQAFTEAERQLEAALA comes from the coding sequence ATGAACCTCCTGCAAGTAAATACCAGTGCCCGCAGTGCGGGGGCCAATTCCACCCGGCTCGCCGAACGCATCGTCGAGCGCCTGCGCGAGCGTCATCCGAACGCCACCTTGAATGTACGCGATCTGGCCACTGAGCCCCATCCGGTGCTCGACGAGGCTGCGTTGCAGGCCTTGTTCACGCCGGAGGGCGAGCGCACGCCGGAGCAGGCCGCAAGGGTGGCGCTCGACGACGCGCTGATTGCGCAGGTGCAGGCCGCCGACGTGATCGTGCTGGGCGTGCCGATGTACAACTTCACGATTTCCTCTCAGCTCAAGAACTGGGTCGACGCCATCGCCCGCGCCCGCGTGACCTTCCGCTACACCGAGAACGGGCCCGAGGGCCTGCTCACGGGCAAGACGGTGTACGCGGCTCTCGCGCGTGGCGGAAAATACCGCGACACCGATGCCGACACGCAGGTGCCTTATCTGAAGATGGTGCTCGGCTTCCTGGGCATGACCGACGTGCGCTTCGTCTATGCCGAAGGGCTGGCGATGGGCGAGGACGCCGTCGAACAGGCCTTCACCGAGGCCGAACGACAACTGGAGGCCGCGCTCGCCTGA
- a CDS encoding pirin family protein: MNTTKKGFSDTVRRVVFGRSQAELLAEIDTIVPDRAAVSEEHVERARGVERLVTGTATSDGAGVKLTRVLTDDLQQRLDPFLMLDAFRSDNPGDYIGGFPDHPHRGFETVTYMIAGRLRHRDSAGNEGLLENGGVQWMTAGRGVIHSEMPEQEGGLMEGFQLWLNLPARDKMCAPGYRDLKSEDIPAFRTAAGAAVKLVAGRSHGVEGAMTREATAPLYADIALPAGAQFAQALPSQHNAFVYVYRGEVTVGGKRVAAGRMAILDNAADADGVRIAADSAPARVLLIAGKPLHEPIVQHGPFVMNTVDEIRQAVEDFRAGKFRAT; the protein is encoded by the coding sequence ATGAATACGACCAAAAAGGGTTTTTCCGACACCGTGCGTCGCGTGGTGTTCGGACGCAGCCAGGCCGAACTGCTCGCCGAGATCGACACGATCGTGCCTGACCGCGCGGCGGTGAGCGAGGAGCACGTCGAGCGAGCGCGCGGCGTCGAGCGCCTGGTCACCGGTACGGCGACCTCGGACGGGGCCGGCGTGAAGCTCACGCGGGTGCTCACAGACGACCTGCAGCAGCGCCTCGACCCGTTCCTGATGCTCGACGCCTTTCGCAGCGACAATCCGGGCGACTATATCGGCGGCTTTCCGGATCACCCGCACCGCGGCTTCGAGACCGTGACCTACATGATCGCCGGGCGATTGCGCCATCGCGACAGTGCTGGCAACGAAGGCCTGCTCGAGAACGGCGGCGTGCAGTGGATGACGGCCGGGCGCGGCGTCATCCATTCCGAGATGCCGGAGCAGGAGGGCGGCCTGATGGAAGGCTTTCAGCTGTGGCTCAACCTGCCCGCGCGCGACAAGATGTGCGCGCCCGGTTACCGCGACCTCAAGAGCGAGGACATTCCCGCCTTCCGCACCGCGGCCGGTGCGGCGGTGAAGCTGGTGGCCGGCCGCAGTCATGGCGTCGAGGGCGCTATGACGCGCGAGGCCACCGCGCCGCTGTACGCCGACATCGCACTGCCGGCCGGCGCGCAATTCGCGCAGGCGCTGCCGTCGCAGCACAACGCCTTCGTCTACGTGTATCGCGGTGAAGTGACGGTGGGCGGCAAACGGGTTGCGGCCGGTCGCATGGCGATTCTCGACAACGCGGCCGACGCGGACGGCGTGCGCATCGCGGCGGACAGTGCGCCTGCACGCGTGTTGCTGATCGCCGGCAAGCCACTGCATGAACCCATCGTGCAGCACGGTCCGTTCGTGATGAACACCGTCGACGAGATCCGCCAGGCGGTCGAAGATTTTCGCGCGGGGAAATTCCGGGCGACCTGA